The nucleotide sequence GCCGGCAGGTCGGCGAGGCGCCCGGTGAGGGCGAGGCGGGCGAGGGCGGGAGGGGCGGCTTCGCCCGGCAGACCGGCGGCACGCAGGAAGAACCGGACGTTCTCGGCCACGGTGAGGTCGTCGTACAGGTGGGTGGCGTGACCGAGCAGGCCCACCCGCCGGCGGATCCCCCGCCGGTCGGCGAGCAGATCCTCTCCGAGGACCACGGCCTGGCCCGACGTGACGGCCAGCAGGCCGGCGCACACCCGCAGGAGGCTGGTCTTGCCGGCGCCGTTGGGGCCCCGGAGGAGGACGACCTGCCCCGGCCGGGCGGTGAGGTCGGCGCCCGCCAGCAGAGGAAAGCGGCCGGCGAGGGCTACGACGGAGCGGAGGCGGACGGCATCGACCATACGGGTCGGCCAAGACTACGGGGGCCTGCCTCGGCCGATCCAAGCGGCTTGGGTACCGTCGAGTGATGCGACGATCCCTGGCCGCGGCCGGCCGGACCCTGATCTCGGCGGGGGTGCTGCTGCTCCTCTTCGTCGCCTACGAGCTGTGGGGGACCGGGATCTCCGAGGCGCGCAGCCAGAACAGCCTGGCCCAACAGTGGCAGCAGACGCACCACACCCGCCCCCACCCGGGGACCACGGCGTCGACAGCCTCCACCACGACCACCTCCGCCCCGCCGCCGGCGGTCCTGCCCGGCTTCGCCATCGGACGGATCCAGATCCCGAAGGTCGGCGTGGACAAGTACTTCGTCGAGGGCGTGGGCGAGGGCGATCTGAAGCAGGGCCCGGGCCACTACCCCGGCACCCCCCTGCCGGGCCAGCCGGGCAACGCGTCGATAGCCGGGCACCGCACCACCTACGGCGCCCCGTTCTACAACCTCAATGAGCTGGTGCCGGGGGACAAGATCCTGATCCAGACGCTCACGGGGACCTGCGCCCAGCGGGTCTGCGAGTACGACGTGACCCAGACGCCGTTCCCGGTGCTGCCGAGCGACGTGTCGGTGATCGCGCCGCAGACGGGCTACGGGTTGACGCTCACGACCTGCAACCCCCGCTTCAGCGCCGCCCAGCGCCTGATCATCAAGGCCACCCTGGCCCATCCGCCCGCCACGCCTCCGGCCACGACGCCCGCCGGCCCGACCAAGACGCCGAGCACCATCCCCGGGGACGCCACCGTGGCGGACACCAACACGTCGGGATCGTCGGCGGCCATCCCCGCCGTGGTCGGTTGGGGGCTGGGCGCCGGGGCGTTGTGGCTGCTTGCTTGGCTCGTGGCCCGCCGCCTCAAGCCCCGGCTGCCGTGGGGCTGGCCCGCCTATGTCGGCGGGGCCCCCGTGTTCCTGCTGCTCCTCTACTTCTTCTTCGAGAACGTCACCCGGCTGCTGCCGTCGAACGTCTGAGGGGTCAGCGCCCCTCGAAGCGGGGCTTCCGCCGCTCCCGGAAGGCGGTGATCCCCTCCTCGAGGTCGCGGCTGG is from Acidimicrobiales bacterium and encodes:
- a CDS encoding ABC transporter ATP-binding protein → MVDAVRLRSVVALAGRFPLLAGADLTARPGQVVLLRGPNGAGKTSLLRVCAGLLAVTSGQAVVLGEDLLADRRGIRRRVGLLGHATHLYDDLTVAENVRFFLRAAGLPGEAAPPALARLALTGRLADLPASRLSAGLRRRAALAVIAARDPELWLLDEPHAGLDADGRALVDELVAAAA
- a CDS encoding class E sortase, encoding MRRSLAAAGRTLISAGVLLLLFVAYELWGTGISEARSQNSLAQQWQQTHHTRPHPGTTASTASTTTTSAPPPAVLPGFAIGRIQIPKVGVDKYFVEGVGEGDLKQGPGHYPGTPLPGQPGNASIAGHRTTYGAPFYNLNELVPGDKILIQTLTGTCAQRVCEYDVTQTPFPVLPSDVSVIAPQTGYGLTLTTCNPRFSAAQRLIIKATLAHPPATPPATTPAGPTKTPSTIPGDATVADTNTSGSSAAIPAVVGWGLGAGALWLLAWLVARRLKPRLPWGWPAYVGGAPVFLLLLYFFFENVTRLLPSNV